Sequence from the Corallococcus sp. EGB genome:
TCCGGAACTGCTCCGGGTGCCGGGCCATGTGGAGGTTCGCGGGGAACACCGCGACGAACAGCGCCACCAGCCCCCAGGCCGCGAGCCGCGTGGTGGCGGGCACCAGCAGGAAGATGCCCAGGAGCACCTCCGCCACGCCGCTCAGCAGCACCAGCTCCCGGTGCCAGGGGAGATACGGCGGCATGATGCGCATGTACACGCGGGGCTTGAGGAAGTGGTTCACCCCCGCGGCGATCATGAACAGCGCGAGCACGTACTGCAGGATGAGCTTCACGTCCATGGGCGGTGGGGCTCCTCGCGCGGCATCGAACCCTGCGCGAGGCGCCTGCGTCCACGCCTACTTTCCGGCGAACGCCTCGCCCACGATGGCGCGCGCCTCCTGGACGATGGCGTCCAGGTGCGCCTGGTCGCGGAAGCTCTCCGCGTAGATTTTGTAGACGTCCTCCGTGCCGGACGGGCGCGCGGCGAACCAGCCGTTCTCCGTCGTCACCTTGAGTCCGCCCAGGTCCGCGTTGTTGCCCGGCGCGCGCGTGAGGCGCTGGAGGATGGGCTCGCCCGCCAGCGACGTGGCCTTCACCGCCTCTGGCGACAGCTTCTTCAGCGCGGCCTTCTGCGCGGACGTGGCCGGTTGATCGATGCGCGTGTAGAGCGGCGCGCCGAACTTCTTCGTCAGGTCCTGGTAGTGCTCGCCCGGGTCCTTGCCGGTGCGCGCGAGGATCTCCGCCGCGAGCAGGTCCAGGATGATGCCGTCCTTGTCGGTGGTCCACACGGTGCCGTCCTTGCGCAGGAAGGACGCGCCCGCGCTCTCCTCGCCGCCGAAGCCCAGCGAGCCGTCCAGGAGCCCGTCCACGAACCACTTGAAGCCCACCGGCACCTCCACCACGCGGCGGCCCAGGTCCTTGCCCACGCGGTCGATGAGGCTGCTGCTCACCAGCGTCTTGCCCACCGCCGCGTCCGCCTTCCAGCCCGGGCGGTTGCGGAAGAGGTAGCTGATGGCCACGGCCAGGTAGTGGTTCGGGTTCATCAGTCCCTGGCTGCGGGTGACGATGCCGTGGCGGTCGGAGTCCGTGTCGTTGCCGAACGCGAGCGCGTACCGGTCCTTGAGCTTCACCAGGTTCGCCATCGCGTACGGCGACGAGCAGTCCATGCGGATCTTCCCGTCGTGGTCCGCGGGCATGAAGCCGAAGGTCGGGTCCACGGTGGGGTTCACCACCGTGAGGTCCAGGCCGTACTTCTTCGCGAGCGGCTCCCAGTAATGCAGGTTGGAGCCACCGAGCGGATCCGCGCCCAGCTTCAGCTTCGCGCCCCGGATGGCCTCCAGGTCCACCACGTTCACCAGGTCCGCGACGTACGGCGTGATGAAGTCGTAGGGCTTCACCGAGGCGCTCGTGCGCGCCTTCTCATACGGGACGCGCTGCACGCCCTTGTTGCCCGCGGCCATCAGCTCGTTGGCGCGCTTCTCCACCAGCGAGGTGACGTTCGTGTCCGCGGGGCCGCCGTTGGGCGGGTTGTACTTGATGCCGCCGTCCTCCGGCGGGTTGTGGGACGGGGTGATGACGATGCCGTCCGCGAGCCCGCTCCTGCGGCCCCGGTTGTACGTGAGGATGGCGTGGGAGATGACCGGCGTGGGCGTGGCGCCGTCCGTATAGCGGACCTCCACGCCGTGGGCGGCCAGCACCTCCAGCGTGGTGCGCTGGGCGGGCTCGGAGAGGGCGTGCGTGTCCATGCCCAGGAACAGCGGGCCGTCATAGCCCTGCTGCTTGCGGTACTCGCACAGGGCCTGCGCCACCGCGAGGATGTGCGCCTCGTTGAAGCTGCGGCGCGCGGCGCTCCCCCGGTGTCCGGAGGTGCCGAAGGCCACGCGCTGCTCGGCCACGGACGCGTCGGGCGTGTCATCGTGGTACTGCGCGCGCAGCTTCTCGGGGTTGATCAGCTGTTCGGGCGGAAG
This genomic interval carries:
- the pgm gene encoding phosphoglucomutase (alpha-D-glucose-1,6-bisphosphate-dependent), producing the protein MAHPSAGKPLPPEQLINPEKLRAQYHDDTPDASVAEQRVAFGTSGHRGSAARRSFNEAHILAVAQALCEYRKQQGYDGPLFLGMDTHALSEPAQRTTLEVLAAHGVEVRYTDGATPTPVISHAILTYNRGRRSGLADGIVITPSHNPPEDGGIKYNPPNGGPADTNVTSLVEKRANELMAAGNKGVQRVPYEKARTSASVKPYDFITPYVADLVNVVDLEAIRGAKLKLGADPLGGSNLHYWEPLAKKYGLDLTVVNPTVDPTFGFMPADHDGKIRMDCSSPYAMANLVKLKDRYALAFGNDTDSDRHGIVTRSQGLMNPNHYLAVAISYLFRNRPGWKADAAVGKTLVSSSLIDRVGKDLGRRVVEVPVGFKWFVDGLLDGSLGFGGEESAGASFLRKDGTVWTTDKDGIILDLLAAEILARTGKDPGEHYQDLTKKFGAPLYTRIDQPATSAQKAALKKLSPEAVKATSLAGEPILQRLTRAPGNNADLGGLKVTTENGWFAARPSGTEDVYKIYAESFRDQAHLDAIVQEARAIVGEAFAGK
- a CDS encoding DoxX family protein; this encodes MDVKLILQYVLALFMIAAGVNHFLKPRVYMRIMPPYLPWHRELVLLSGVAEVLLGIFLLVPATTRLAAWGLVALFVAVFPANLHMARHPEQFRKIPRALLWARLPLQAVLIAWALWYV